One genomic region from Cyanobium usitatum str. Tous encodes:
- a CDS encoding vWA domain-containing protein, whose product MQPTITIRPLRPAVAGDAPTALDLLISIEPPQPPPELQKPQRPPLNLALVIDRSGSMAGEKLSHARKAARSLAAELTSRDRLAIVSFDDEVQIVVPSRPVDSALPFLQAINTIEAGSTTALFDGWLAGALQVAEHLDGASLNRVLLLSDGQANEGLTNAAAIAEKVAGLNQRGISTSAFGLGAGFDEDLMGAIAAAGDGTLAQIESPTQLADLYASELQGLATTSGRRVSIGIRPQHGAELVDVINDLTVTSAGNLQLPNLRQGQTLQVGLRLQLPAWTPNQPITGIHLAWDSPGIERRQEQRQQLILPVLSAAELRELDVDLDVAEQLALLQASRDRRSVIDALDRGDQGAALASLQSIDIELAAMPQSSSISHERQRLAEQRQLLASDRNLSRKRLRQDVLRSSLNVWDGTNNTRED is encoded by the coding sequence ATGCAACCCACGATCACCATCCGTCCGCTGCGGCCCGCTGTTGCGGGGGATGCGCCAACCGCTCTTGATCTGTTGATCAGCATCGAGCCACCCCAGCCGCCACCGGAGCTGCAAAAGCCCCAGCGGCCGCCGCTGAACCTGGCACTGGTGATCGATCGCTCCGGCTCCATGGCCGGCGAGAAGCTCAGCCATGCCCGCAAGGCAGCGCGCAGCCTCGCCGCTGAACTCACAAGCCGCGACCGACTCGCCATCGTCAGCTTCGATGACGAGGTTCAGATCGTCGTTCCCTCCAGGCCGGTTGACTCCGCCTTGCCCTTCCTGCAGGCGATCAACACGATCGAGGCCGGCAGCACCACCGCCCTCTTCGATGGCTGGCTGGCCGGTGCCTTGCAGGTGGCGGAACACCTCGATGGTGCCTCCCTCAACCGGGTGCTGCTGCTCTCCGACGGCCAGGCAAACGAAGGCCTCACAAACGCGGCCGCCATTGCCGAGAAGGTGGCTGGCCTCAACCAGCGCGGCATCAGCACCAGCGCCTTTGGCCTGGGTGCTGGTTTCGATGAAGACCTGATGGGCGCCATCGCCGCCGCCGGTGACGGCACCTTGGCCCAGATCGAAAGCCCCACCCAGCTTGCCGACCTCTACGCCAGCGAGCTTCAGGGTCTGGCGACCACCAGTGGACGCCGGGTCAGCATCGGCATCCGCCCCCAGCACGGCGCCGAGTTGGTTGACGTGATCAACGACCTCACCGTCACCAGCGCCGGCAATCTGCAGCTGCCCAACCTGCGTCAGGGCCAGACCCTGCAGGTGGGGCTGCGCCTGCAACTGCCCGCCTGGACGCCAAACCAGCCGATCACCGGCATTCACCTGGCCTGGGACAGCCCGGGCATCGAGCGGCGCCAAGAGCAGCGCCAGCAGCTGATCCTGCCAGTACTGAGCGCTGCTGAACTCCGCGAGCTGGATGTGGATCTCGATGTAGCCGAACAGCTGGCCCTGCTGCAGGCCAGCCGCGACCGCCGCAGCGTCATCGATGCCCTCGATCGCGGTGATCAAGGCGCCGCCTTAGCCAGCCTGCAGTCGATCGATATCGAGCTGGCGGCCATGCCCCAGAGCAGCAGCATCAGCCACGAGCGCCAGCGCCTGGCCGAACAACGCCAGTTGCTCGCCAGCGACCGCAACCTCAGCCGTAAACGCTTACGCCAAGACGTGCTACGCAGCAGCTTGAACGTCTGGGACGGCACCAACAACACCCGGGAGGACTGA
- a CDS encoding MerR family transcriptional regulator produces the protein MADLPAAAPAAPLVFGLEELLSLASERLGEKVTPRTVRLYATEGLIDRPGKDGRRAVYGQRQLLQLLLVRSLARRGLSLTAIAPLLAADNSELERQLTQLEEPPATNAALDYLQELQSAPTLQCSSDLDLLEMLGAPICQSAPFEEPSRRLTPRGGGRTTSRWHRLALAPGVELHLSDSASLPPAGSRREAWLQRLLDRLRDHLDDLS, from the coding sequence ATGGCTGATCTCCCCGCTGCTGCTCCCGCCGCTCCTCTTGTCTTCGGGCTGGAGGAGTTGCTTTCCCTGGCCTCTGAGCGCCTCGGCGAGAAGGTCACACCGCGCACCGTGCGTCTGTATGCCACCGAGGGGCTGATCGATCGCCCGGGAAAGGACGGCCGCCGCGCGGTTTACGGACAGCGTCAGTTGCTGCAGCTGCTGCTGGTGCGCTCCCTGGCCCGGCGCGGCCTGAGCCTCACAGCCATTGCGCCGCTGCTGGCCGCTGACAACAGCGAACTGGAGCGCCAGCTCACCCAGCTGGAAGAGCCGCCGGCCACCAATGCCGCGCTCGACTACCTCCAGGAGCTGCAAAGCGCGCCAACCCTGCAGTGCTCCTCAGATCTGGATCTGCTGGAGATGCTGGGCGCTCCGATCTGTCAGTCGGCACCGTTCGAGGAGCCCAGCCGTCGCCTGACGCCGCGCGGTGGTGGCCGCACTACCAGCCGCTGGCATCGCCTCGCCCTGGCACCCGGTGTGGAGCTGCATCTGAGCGACAGCGCCTCCCTGCCACCAGCCGGTAGTCGCCGTGAGGCCTGGCTGCAGCGCCTGCTCGATCGCCTCCGCGACCACCTCGACGACCTCTCCTGA
- a CDS encoding HD domain-containing protein, with product MPITPRYGDALAWADALHRDQQRKGKAVPYISHLIAVSGLVWEDGGTEDQAIAGLLHDAIEDAGQSHSSIAERFGIAVADIVRDCTDNSEEAPAGEKEPWLLRKTRYLDALAHKPETSPLVTAADKAHNARDMVLDARRDPAMWVKFNAGLEGSAWYLLRMHQQLSHRLPHSRSSELLGEAVREILASAPFQRIVPEGMAAAVWAASYAERQ from the coding sequence ATGCCCATCACCCCCCGCTACGGCGACGCTCTGGCCTGGGCCGATGCACTACATCGCGACCAACAACGCAAGGGCAAAGCGGTGCCTTACATCTCCCACCTGATCGCCGTCAGTGGCCTGGTGTGGGAGGACGGCGGCACGGAGGATCAGGCGATTGCAGGCCTGCTGCACGACGCGATCGAAGACGCCGGCCAGAGCCACAGCTCGATCGCTGAGCGGTTCGGGATCGCCGTAGCCGACATCGTGCGCGACTGCACCGACAACAGCGAGGAAGCACCGGCAGGCGAGAAGGAGCCGTGGCTGCTCCGCAAGACCCGCTACCTCGACGCCCTGGCGCACAAGCCCGAGACCTCCCCGCTTGTGACCGCCGCCGATAAGGCCCACAACGCCCGCGACATGGTGCTCGATGCCCGCCGCGATCCGGCGATGTGGGTCAAGTTCAATGCCGGGCTGGAGGGTTCAGCCTGGTATCTGCTGCGCATGCATCAGCAGCTCAGCCATCGCCTGCCCCACAGCCGCTCCAGCGAACTTCTGGGGGAAGCGGTGCGCGAGATCCTGGCTAGTGCGCCTTTCCAGCGGATCGTGCCCGAGGGCATGGCGGCGGCCGTGTGGGCAGCCAGCTACGCCGAGCGTCAGTAA
- a CDS encoding DUF1651 domain-containing protein, which translates to MNVTNRPGRPPLSPQEGWLSDGRQVLHFQPRRYDRWSQSLEVTFRELMPGGEPPLLKHCRELMRDEAIKLWAKKCRAGWQVCAPQWTPPPLRRD; encoded by the coding sequence ATGAACGTCACGAACAGGCCCGGCCGGCCGCCGCTTTCTCCGCAAGAGGGCTGGCTTAGCGATGGCCGCCAAGTGCTCCATTTCCAGCCGCGCCGCTACGACCGCTGGAGCCAGAGCCTGGAGGTGACTTTTAGAGAACTAATGCCCGGCGGGGAACCACCGCTGCTCAAACACTGTAGGGAGCTGATGCGAGATGAAGCAATCAAGCTCTGGGCCAAGAAGTGCAGAGCCGGCTGGCAGGTCTGCGCGCCGCAGTGGACGCCTCCGCCATTGCGGAGGGACTGA
- a CDS encoding DUF389 domain-containing protein — translation MTATTAPDNTRLDALSREFEQDASFNLVFVVLTVGSSLIATLGLLGNSTSVVIGAMVVAPWIMPLQAMAFEILRGRLPMFLRALRTLLLGVVICMLLAMVLGRLVAFPTFGSEVMNRTSPNLLDLGVALVSGAVAMFAKLRRDAISALAGLAIAVALVPPMCVIGILLASSLWVEAYGALLLFATNLLGIMVGAMAALAALERVDRSRLFRSRLGLTSVGLTALLVIPLGSSFLRLLNQSRQESKAKDVEQVIEQRLRSSTITLGGDPAIDLVGLSIDWQKNPPLIRAQVRVTDPFLPTSAQVASVQAFINKTQSPLRFRLVVQRIAVDLIGPETAPNPPSLELMPPPPLPPLPQQQQAKNN, via the coding sequence ATGACCGCAACCACCGCGCCAGATAACACCCGTCTCGATGCCCTCAGCAGGGAGTTCGAGCAGGACGCCAGCTTTAATTTGGTGTTCGTGGTGCTAACGGTGGGCTCCTCCTTGATCGCCACCCTTGGCCTGCTGGGCAACAGCACCAGCGTTGTGATCGGCGCAATGGTTGTGGCCCCCTGGATCATGCCGCTGCAGGCCATGGCCTTCGAGATCCTGCGCGGGCGACTTCCCATGTTTCTACGCGCCCTTCGCACCCTGCTGCTTGGAGTAGTGATCTGCATGCTGCTGGCAATGGTGCTTGGCCGTCTGGTGGCATTCCCTACCTTTGGCAGCGAAGTAATGAACCGCACCAGCCCAAACCTGCTGGATCTGGGGGTGGCGCTGGTATCCGGTGCGGTTGCGATGTTCGCAAAGCTCCGCAGGGACGCGATCTCGGCCTTGGCCGGCCTGGCGATCGCCGTGGCCTTGGTGCCGCCTATGTGTGTAATTGGTATCTTGCTGGCCTCGTCGCTCTGGGTTGAGGCATACGGTGCTTTGCTTTTGTTCGCCACCAACTTGCTGGGCATCATGGTTGGGGCGATGGCGGCACTGGCTGCCTTGGAGCGGGTGGACCGCAGCCGCCTATTTCGAAGCCGGCTCGGCCTCACCAGCGTTGGGCTCACGGCATTACTTGTGATTCCACTGGGAAGCAGCTTCTTGCGGTTGCTGAACCAATCACGGCAAGAGTCAAAAGCCAAGGATGTAGAGCAGGTGATCGAGCAGCGATTGCGCAGCAGCACGATCACCCTCGGTGGGGATCCAGCCATCGATCTGGTGGGCCTTTCGATTGACTGGCAGAAGAATCCTCCCTTGATTCGCGCCCAAGTGCGGGTGACGGATCCTTTCCTGCCTACCTCGGCTCAGGTGGCGAGCGTGCAGGCCTTCATCAACAAGACCCAGTCACCACTCCGCTTCCGGCTGGTAGTGCAACGCATTGCCGTGGACCTGATTGGCCCGGAGACTGCTCCCAACCCGCCAAGTCTGGAACTAATGCCACCGCCACCACTGCCGCCGCTGCCCCAGCAGCAGCAGGCTAAAAATAATTAG
- a CDS encoding IS256 family transposase, translated as MTLTHSGASELAQLMEGTTAGALIPEIVRRGFQELLEAEVSAAIGATRHERCPDERSTHRNGYRQRLLTTQVGDLSLAIPKLRQGSFFPDWLEPRRRVDKALYAVVMEAYTGGISTRKVDSLVEALGGASGISKSEVSRICAGLDEQVKAFLGRPLDHARFPYLYLDATYLHGRLGCNMQVCSRAVVVAIGINGLGYREVLGIAVGDSEAEGFWRQFLGSLKERGLTGTRLVISDAHLGLTAAIKRMFQGSSWQRCRVHFLRNLLSHVPKAGQDMVAAAMKAVFVIQAPDQVRSHWQRVTEMLRKQFPTAVPVMDAARDDVLAFLHFPQEHWRKVWSTNPLERLNKEIKRRTNVVGIFPNDAAIVRLVGSQLLEQQEEWQLERRRFFSEATMAKIPEPEEPLELTDADPTAQPSAITS; from the coding sequence ATGACCCTTACCCATAGTGGCGCCTCCGAGCTGGCTCAGCTCATGGAGGGCACCACCGCTGGCGCCCTGATCCCTGAGATCGTGCGCCGGGGCTTCCAGGAACTGCTGGAAGCCGAGGTCTCCGCGGCCATTGGTGCCACGCGCCATGAGCGCTGCCCTGACGAGCGCTCCACCCACCGCAACGGCTACCGCCAGCGGCTGCTCACCACCCAGGTGGGCGATCTCAGCCTGGCTATCCCCAAACTGCGTCAGGGCAGCTTCTTCCCCGACTGGCTCGAGCCGCGCCGCAGGGTCGACAAAGCTCTTTACGCCGTGGTGATGGAGGCCTACACCGGCGGCATCTCCACACGGAAGGTCGACTCCCTGGTGGAGGCGCTGGGCGGCGCCAGCGGCATCTCCAAATCGGAGGTGAGCCGCATCTGCGCTGGACTCGACGAGCAGGTGAAGGCCTTTCTGGGCCGGCCTTTGGACCATGCCCGCTTCCCCTACCTCTACCTCGACGCCACCTACCTCCACGGCCGCCTGGGCTGCAACATGCAGGTCTGTTCCAGGGCCGTTGTCGTCGCCATCGGCATCAACGGCCTCGGTTACCGCGAGGTCCTCGGCATCGCCGTTGGCGACAGTGAGGCCGAGGGCTTCTGGCGCCAGTTCCTGGGCTCGCTCAAAGAGCGTGGTTTGACTGGCACACGACTGGTGATCTCCGATGCTCACCTGGGGCTGACGGCGGCGATCAAGCGCATGTTCCAGGGCAGCAGCTGGCAGCGGTGCCGGGTGCACTTTCTGCGCAACCTGCTCAGCCATGTGCCCAAAGCCGGCCAGGACATGGTGGCCGCTGCCATGAAAGCGGTGTTCGTCATCCAGGCCCCCGATCAGGTGCGCTCCCACTGGCAGCGAGTCACCGAGATGCTCCGCAAGCAGTTCCCGACAGCTGTGCCCGTGATGGACGCCGCCCGAGACGACGTGCTGGCCTTCCTCCACTTTCCCCAGGAGCACTGGCGCAAGGTGTGGAGCACCAACCCGCTCGAGCGGCTCAATAAGGAGATCAAACGCCGCACCAACGTGGTCGGCATCTTCCCCAACGACGCTGCGATCGTGCGGCTGGTGGGCAGCCAGCTGCTGGAGCAGCAGGAGGAATGGCAGCTGGAGCGCCGCCGGTTCTTCTCCGAGGCGACCATGGCCAAGATCCCGGAACCAGAAGAGCCGCTGGAGCTCACTGATGCTGATCCGACTGCCCAGCCGTCAGCAATCACCAGCTGA
- a CDS encoding class I SAM-dependent methyltransferase produces MDILSHGHSTTSTAGETPSEVARLRAELSEFELGRYLLNNLGLNGQWTSYVLLYPERGSQTRLSSDGSPLGDLETWLLERCPLLLATQQRFCLMRGLTQPLVRSGMQLASLPSGLMDDLLTLDYAACHDVNLTAIDLDAKALDAALHNHRERHTPVAMACEQRDAWQLDCQGRWDLITSNGLNIYVDDDQLCTAFYRQVAEALRPEGVFIVSFITPPDHWKPYSRADLEQQRLLFQDVVPVRWMCHRDETTTHEQLAEAGLEVISVHYDEQRMFPAVLARKHGSALM; encoded by the coding sequence ATGGACATCCTTTCCCACGGTCACAGCACCACCTCGACGGCTGGGGAGACCCCCTCGGAAGTGGCCCGGCTGCGGGCGGAGCTCAGCGAGTTTGAGCTGGGCCGGTACCTGCTCAACAACCTGGGCCTGAACGGTCAGTGGACCTCCTACGTGCTGCTGTACCCCGAACGCGGCTCACAAACCCGGCTCAGCAGTGATGGATCGCCCCTGGGTGACCTGGAGACTTGGTTGCTGGAGCGCTGTCCGCTCCTGCTGGCGACGCAGCAGCGCTTCTGTCTCATGCGTGGGCTGACCCAGCCGTTGGTGCGATCCGGCATGCAACTCGCCTCCTTGCCATCGGGGCTGATGGACGACCTGCTGACACTGGACTACGCGGCATGCCATGACGTCAACCTCACCGCCATTGATCTCGATGCCAAGGCGCTGGACGCTGCGCTGCACAACCACCGCGAGCGTCACACCCCCGTGGCCATGGCGTGCGAACAGCGGGATGCCTGGCAACTGGACTGCCAGGGGCGCTGGGATCTGATCACCAGCAACGGCCTGAACATCTACGTCGACGACGACCAGCTCTGCACAGCCTTTTACCGCCAGGTAGCCGAGGCCCTGCGGCCAGAGGGGGTGTTCATCGTCAGTTTCATCACCCCGCCCGATCACTGGAAGCCCTACTCGCGGGCCGACCTGGAGCAGCAGCGCCTGCTGTTCCAAGATGTAGTGCCGGTGCGCTGGATGTGCCACCGGGATGAGACCACCACCCATGAACAGCTGGCCGAGGCCGGCTTGGAGGTGATCAGCGTGCACTACGACGAGCAGCGGATGTTCCCGGCCGTGTTGGCTCGCAAGCACGGCTCTGCCCTGATGTAG
- a CDS encoding HNH endonuclease, producing the protein MPSYWWVNHKQTYRQETDGGYIWSPKANANGARNVSYDNLTRCQRGDVVFSYANGRISQLGLVETAAVTATKPPEFGSAGENWSQEGWLVRVNWQPLLQALVPQTFFELLQPLLPERHSPISTSTGRGNQGVYLAWLSETLGLLLLKLIEDHADAAVRVHLVVLAEEGAYTEALLDDMQRLREVPSSTERDALTKARLGQGLFRHRVSELEPTCRVTGLARQQFLVASHIKPWRSCDNSERLSGANGLLLSPHVDKLFDRHWISFDSGGELIWQHEAAGEALRCWGIEGSNLIRPFSRDQEQFLSAHRQELRR; encoded by the coding sequence ATGCCCTCCTACTGGTGGGTGAACCACAAACAGACCTACCGGCAGGAGACCGACGGGGGTTACATCTGGTCGCCGAAGGCCAATGCCAACGGCGCCCGCAATGTGAGCTACGACAACCTCACCCGCTGCCAGCGGGGGGATGTGGTGTTCAGCTATGCGAATGGGCGCATTAGCCAGTTGGGCCTGGTGGAAACGGCGGCGGTCACGGCCACTAAGCCCCCAGAGTTCGGCTCAGCAGGGGAGAACTGGAGCCAGGAGGGCTGGCTGGTGCGGGTGAACTGGCAGCCGCTGCTCCAGGCCCTGGTGCCGCAGACCTTCTTTGAGTTGCTGCAGCCGCTGCTGCCAGAACGCCACAGCCCGATCAGCACCAGCACGGGCCGAGGCAATCAGGGGGTGTACCTGGCGTGGCTGAGCGAAACCCTGGGCCTGTTGCTGCTGAAGCTGATAGAAGACCACGCCGATGCAGCGGTGAGGGTGCACCTGGTGGTGCTGGCGGAAGAGGGCGCCTACACCGAGGCCCTGCTCGACGACATGCAGCGGCTGCGGGAGGTGCCCAGCAGCACCGAGCGCGATGCGCTCACCAAGGCGCGGCTGGGGCAGGGGTTATTTCGCCATCGGGTGTCTGAACTGGAGCCGACTTGCCGGGTCACGGGCCTGGCGCGGCAGCAGTTCCTGGTGGCGAGCCACATCAAACCCTGGCGATCCTGCGACAACAGTGAACGGCTGAGCGGAGCCAATGGCCTGCTGCTCTCCCCCCATGTGGACAAGCTATTTGATCGCCATTGGATCAGCTTCGATTCAGGCGGCGAGCTGATCTGGCAGCACGAGGCAGCAGGCGAGGCCTTGCGCTGCTGGGGCATCGAAGGATCGAACCTGATCCGGCCGTTCAGTCGCGATCAGGAGCAGTTTCTCAGCGCCCATCGGCAGGAGTTGCGGCGCTGA
- a CDS encoding helix-turn-helix domain-containing protein: MVAGEQVIRAPAQLGVALRGVGQQQGLSRQDLALKVGGTSQARLSQLELQPGRLTVERLLLILAALDLELVVRPRQGAIETAEW; this comes from the coding sequence ATGGTTGCGGGCGAGCAGGTGATCCGCGCCCCCGCCCAGCTGGGGGTGGCGCTCAGGGGTGTGGGGCAGCAGCAAGGCCTAAGCCGTCAGGATCTGGCGCTCAAAGTCGGCGGCACCAGCCAGGCCAGGCTGTCCCAGCTCGAGTTGCAGCCGGGGCGACTCACCGTAGAGCGACTGCTCTTGATCCTGGCGGCCCTCGACCTTGAGCTGGTGGTGCGGCCCCGTCAGGGCGCCATCGAGACAGCCGAATGGTGA
- a CDS encoding type II toxin-antitoxin system HipA family toxin produces MNVVRVGTWSLPARGPQEFSYDEAWLRSSQFRPLSLSLPAGIGATTLRGSAVESWFDNLLPDSVAIRRRAQARFQAASTRAFDLLAAIGRDCAGVVQLLPPEQEPCGTDRIEARPLSELEIGQRLRAEGDELRLSVAGAQEKTAFLWHNGQWSLPLGSTPTTHLFKLPMVIVGEGQIDFSTSVENEWLCSRILQAFGLPVAPSHIASFVGHRFLLVERFDRKLHASGSHWLRLPTEDCCQATATPAANKYENNGGPGMVAIAELLAQSSERSDLSTFFKAQVLFWMLRAIDGHAKNFSLFLNPGGRFQLTPLYDVLSAWPVIGRRSGQWPQQKLRMAMAWHGEKGRYTKPLEITARRMLLTAKRLGLGDAQALLDELIAQTPAVASVVRSQLPQAFPAGVADPVLSGLAASAAEMRRQLL; encoded by the coding sequence ATGAACGTCGTGCGGGTCGGCACCTGGTCGCTGCCAGCCCGGGGGCCCCAGGAGTTCAGCTACGACGAGGCCTGGCTCCGCTCGAGTCAGTTCCGTCCGTTGTCGCTGTCGCTGCCCGCTGGCATCGGGGCCACAACGCTGCGAGGCAGCGCAGTGGAAAGTTGGTTCGACAACCTCCTGCCCGATAGCGTCGCCATCCGGCGCCGAGCGCAGGCCCGTTTTCAGGCCGCCAGCACCAGGGCCTTTGATCTGCTGGCCGCCATCGGCCGCGACTGCGCCGGGGTGGTGCAGTTGCTGCCGCCAGAGCAGGAGCCCTGCGGCACCGATCGCATCGAGGCAAGGCCTCTTAGCGAGCTGGAGATCGGCCAGCGCCTGCGCGCAGAAGGCGATGAATTGCGGCTTTCGGTGGCCGGCGCACAAGAAAAGACCGCTTTCCTATGGCACAACGGCCAGTGGAGTCTGCCGCTGGGCAGTACGCCCACCACCCACCTGTTCAAGCTGCCGATGGTGATCGTCGGCGAGGGGCAGATCGACTTCAGCACCTCGGTGGAGAACGAGTGGCTGTGCAGCCGGATCCTGCAGGCCTTTGGTTTGCCGGTGGCGCCGAGCCACATCGCCAGTTTTGTCGGGCATCGCTTCCTGCTTGTTGAGCGTTTTGATCGCAAGCTCCATGCCAGCGGCAGCCATTGGTTGCGCCTGCCAACGGAAGACTGCTGCCAGGCAACCGCCACACCGGCCGCCAACAAGTACGAAAACAATGGCGGGCCTGGAATGGTGGCCATCGCAGAGCTGTTGGCGCAATCATCAGAACGCAGCGACCTCAGCACCTTTTTCAAGGCGCAGGTGCTGTTCTGGATGCTGCGCGCCATTGATGGCCACGCCAAGAACTTCAGCCTCTTCCTCAACCCCGGCGGGCGCTTTCAGCTCACCCCGCTCTACGACGTGCTCTCGGCCTGGCCGGTGATCGGTCGCCGCAGTGGCCAATGGCCACAACAGAAGCTCCGGATGGCCATGGCCTGGCACGGTGAGAAAGGCCGCTACACCAAGCCTCTGGAGATAACAGCCCGGCGCATGCTGCTCACCGCCAAACGGCTTGGGCTCGGTGATGCACAAGCCCTCCTGGACGAGTTGATCGCCCAGACTCCAGCAGTGGCGAGCGTTGTGCGCTCACAATTGCCGCAAGCCTTTCCTGCTGGCGTCGCCGATCCGGTGTTGTCGGGTCTGGCAGCTTCAGCCGCCGAGATGCGACGCCAACTGTTGTGA